The Glycine soja cultivar W05 chromosome 19, ASM419377v2, whole genome shotgun sequence genomic sequence tgtatgtttaagatttaatattatcaattttaataaagaattatttttttattttattaaattttaatttgataagtcttttattaaaattagaaatttgttatcataatagagattatgataatgaatttttttttttataattttaatctaaattgttcttgattgtaAAATTATCGTGAATAAGACATCAATaatctaaataaattaatatatatgtaatggtCTTTATTAGATAAAGAttaatagattttatttattaaattacatatataaataatatatatgtgaatatcaTCATTGAACTAAATTAATGAATGtctaatagttaatattacATTGATATGTCAATAGTaagttttcaaaaagaaatataatatacatagtTTCCTTTAACCTAAgattatcataataattaacaatttatttgttatattttaatttcggaCACCTAATGTCTTTAGACACtagttgaatgaatattgaATATGATTACATACtcgaattaatttttaatcaagaaGAATCCATCAACTCATAACGAGTTTGAGCTCTATAACATAATTAAgaccttgaaaatgaaaattgaatgaaaaaagaaaaaagttcattaagtcattcattgattaaatGTGTTAACTTATTAGAGTTTGACAATAATACTATCCTCTAGAGTTAATCTTGCAGCTATAAatcatgaaagaaaatattacattattcttctATTGGTTTcttaaaggtaaaaaaatattatttcatgttATCGGGACGTTAAGGAGTGTTGTTGCTAAATTCTTATCttgattagtaaattaattatgattaatttattgtattaaatCTATGGAGATCACATACAAACGAGTGTTTCAatatttgtaaaagaaaataatttatttaataattaaattagagaatttaatttaatcaaataaatattttaatgaaatattctTACATTTTTACTAGCAgcaagaatataattaatataaaaaatagagtattattttataaatgtaaaagttatccatgaaataaaaataatattttgttattacatGTCGATGAGATCATGTGATTAATCATGATATATCAGAAAGCTTCTTACAATAAAagattagataattttttatttttataaagatagaaagatatgaaattattttataaagttataGATAAAAACATATATCTAATATAAAGTACCTCAAACACAAACTAGAAAAGTTGAAGTCTAGATTTAAACCTAAGGAGTACAAAAATGATTTGTTCTATAGAGTTTTACTTGTATTGAAgagttgataataataattaatcttagTCGATATAGATACACATAGAATCTTCGTaatattgagaaaaaatattattacttcaAAAACACATATCGGATTATACAAATCTATTTCTCTCTATCCATTATtgtgatatattttaaatacaaaataagttctattttagaattgtgaatcAAACAGATGGCCTCCTTACACTTTACTATGATAACACTAACCTCAGCGTGCAAGAGACATTTGAGCTATGGGCATCAATAACTTGTCTGCAGTCAAGTTCAAAAGTAACGTTTTGATATGGCTtttcaacaacccaagtaataGCAGCCAGCAGAGCTTTTGTTTCAGCCTCATAAGCAGGAAGGTTACCTGAATACCAGCAAGTTGTTCCTGAGATAAAATACCCTTTGTCATTTTGAATGCAAGCCTCGTTCCGATTGCTAACTACGGTTTATTACATTAGATATCAATGATAattttgtcatatatatatatatatatatatatatatatatatatatatatatatatgagatttACTAATTATacactcttatttttttagtatgagtatattaataaattatgactagataatatcttaaattatatatgaaatttgttaaaatatatgtaattattttttttttaatataaatatgttagtaaattataattaaaaattatcttaaaatacattaatagtataatttgttaacatacttgcagtaaattaaaaatcaaaagcttgtaagataaatataatttaatggaaggcatatttaaataatataatcaacattagttattttttccTGCCATTACTACCCACTACACAATGCTTTTAGGAGATCATTGTTTCATGCAAccttagatttaaaaaattgcTTCCAACTACTTCCACGATCAATTCTTGCTACCAAAGTGACTTGCTCATGAGCTTGGTTTGAGGACATGAACAAGTCATTTTGGGTTCACATTTTGGTCCCACTTTTATTAAGCTTGCATTAGTTGTGGTAGTTATTATTCTCAACCTCAGTTTTGCTATTTTCATCTCCTTACTTCTTCAAAAACATGTAAAATGATACTATTGCCCTCCCCTGTTTTCCTACGGCCCTTCCCCTTCCTCGCACACCACTTTTCCTTctcttgatatatatatttttatttaatttaattatgatatagttTATCATTTTAACTATAACTGAATTAACTATGACACAAATTATCATATGATGACACAAGCTATCCTTTcttaataataatcaaattaattattatacaaattaGCATCATAATAAAGCAAATTTGCAtagtaattaatttgattatttttataaatgataactcctatcataattaaatttaattggtattcattactattaaaaaaattgaattttaatttaaaaaagataatttgtatCACCATCAATTTAATTAGCTTAAACACAATAACTTATTATATctacaattaattataatttttttgtaaaaaattaacaagCAGAAACATTTTCATTATGCAATTACACAACAGAAATAcatttgttatataaaatatacaataaaaacatatttttactgTGTATACAgggaatggaaaaaaaaatacacaactaataattttatataacaaaaatgtatttttcattttatattttttcatatcccCTCTTAcataatgaaaatatgtttttgcggtatattttatataacaaaaacatatttatgttGCGTGaacaaattatgaaaattaacaCCATTAAAATGAATAGATATTATGGGTGGAAACAAATTATGAACAACTTTATAATCGAAATTAACAATATTGTAATTTgataatagaaagaaaaatctgAAATGGTAGTGGCCACAAGCCCTCGTTCACTCTCCATAACACGGATTGGTCTGTCATTCatgacttttgttttttttgttgacaaaattcggtgttgttttgaaaaaaaatattgatccaAAAGGTATAATATGAGAACCATTTACTTTTGACACTCATTTGTCGAGATGTGCTATCCTGAATGGCGTCACCAATTTAcagttactttttattttttacattaattatatatttaaaatcgatgttaatgtctATAAAAAGATTTGCATCCcttctaattttaaataattgaaaaaatattttctacataaccgatgtaaaaaataaaaaaaaataattaacactaAGAGACGTCTCCGGCATGAAGACAtatgaatgtaaaaaaaataacctcccttgtataaattgttttcGAACTACAATCTTTTAGTAAATTGGTTTTTCTTTCACccactttaataaaaaaaaaaatcgtcgTTGGTTGAATTAGCTTGTAGGAGAAAGAAGCGATGCATTTAGCTCGATCACGTTTCTATAGTTTGAAGGAAAAAGATTATTTACACGCCACACATTTGGTTGACGTAAATACATCTATATATCTCTTACGTTTTTCTTGTAGAAATGGAGAAGCCGAATATTACTTGCTTTGCTGGTAAACCTTTGTCCTCCCATAACTTGGCATTTCTATTCCTCCAAATGCTCCACAAATATAGTGCCAAATTTTGCACTATCATTACCATTCAGACTTCTGAGCAAGGAGAAAATCACCACCTTAAAAGAACCTACATGCAGGATGACATGAATAATGCTTGGACATGTCAAAAAAGTGTGGAATGAATTCTCCAACTCCCCATTGCAATGAACACAAGTGGATGGACACTCAATTCCCTTTTCCCTCAGTCTAACTCTGATTGGCAGACAGTTCAATGCTGCCCTCCACACCTAGGGGATCAGGCAGCAGCTGCCAGATGTTAATGTTCCACTCCCCATCCATCTTTAGCTCACTGCAATCAATAGTTTAGGATGTGGCTTTTAGTTTATTAGATTCATTATTTATGGCATGTATCATATCTAAATGATTGATGTAACTTAATTATCATCTTTTCAAAGATGACATTATCCCTCCAGAAAAGTGcgcaaagaaaaaaagaagactgGGAGTCAAGTCTAGCTAATgtttattatgaataataattttaaatatttctcttctttttatttctgtGTTCTTTTATACGGTAAATATTCaatgtattttatattcttaaaacattatatatatatatatatatatatatatatatatatatatatatatatatatatatatatatatatatatatatatacactttttATTTCATACATTCTttgtaaaatactaaaaaaaataataggagaatttaaaagaaaatatatcattattcatttattattcaattttcaaATCTTCATATTCACTGTATACCCTACTTGTATACCGTGTAAATTTCTGAAAAACTTTATCTGTAGTATTGagttaattttagaattttgacaTATATTATGAATAGGATTAAGTTCATACCCAAAAAAAGGATCAAGTTCATACCCAAATAGAAATTACTCTTAAAAGGTATAATGAAATTACGAGAATGTATAAAACGTGTTATGGAAGTAAATGTAATAATCATATATAATGCCTTATatactaatttttaatattcatgTATTGCTATATATCTCTATATATTTAAGTAATGAAAACTTAGTTTTTTTAGTACAGTAGGAAAATAACAACACAAGGACCAAGAAATAGTAAACATATCGCGTCCTAAGACTTCCATAATGTCATCCAATCTCCCGGTCAAAACATCTGCATCACAATTAAGGGGGTGGAATTAATTTTGTATCATAGTGTGTTTTATATTGTTCatataattcaataattttgaaaggaataccccaatcatcatttttatactaattatgtttataaattttgtaacataaaaaaatgtcttggACCTTTAAAGAAGTTACGATGctacatttgtttttttaatgtacattaaattattcatatacTATAAATACAGGATGATTGCATCTACGTGAGTCAGTATTTGATTTTCGgcatatgtaaattttttttaatcagtaaCAATCATATACCGTGAACGAGATTAATATCTAACTTACAGGTTAGAAAACACTCTTATTTTCTAAATCAGGACCAAAAAGAAGTACACATGCATGTTTTGAACAGCTTTGATCCCTCTCGCATGAATTTGTTTAACCAATATCTTATAAAGATCTAAAATGTTATGTTTGTTTGGTTTTTAATTAGTACACATTTCAAATTAAGCACGTTCAACCTGATTCATTGGTGCAGTATCATTAGATTGAAATTTTTGGTTTTTGAGGCAATTAGATTGAATATTTGAatgttagttttaaatttttaaatggaAAATTAAACATACCTcaaattagttaataattacACAATAattaaggaagaaagaaaatctAATGTATGATCAATGTTTCAGATTTAGAAAATCCTCCAAGAGGAAGACATGATAGAAACCAAATTCGGTTTTTATAATAAGCTCGATACAAAAGATCAATTAAATTAACCACGTTTCGTGATCATGAATTTCAAAGTGCATGTTTTGGATTAAAATTTGTAGACACATAAATTtgactttaaaatattttataattttaagtttgataaaataaataaatttactataacatgatttatgtttgaatattttttgttaaaaattatgttaataaaatgaaatttgtttatATAACATTAATCAAAATTACTTTTACTCTATATTTGCATTATAAATATACAAACTAAATTTACTTTAACTTTACAACCAACTCATTTGTTGCTTCTAATCCAAATCCAAGTTTATTTTAAACGTAGGttacaaaattagttttaagaGAATCCaaatatgatataaattaaaataattaagttttaaattccaaaaatatatttgatgtcCTCAAACGAGTATCTCATCATATGATTCAATTATTGTGTCTAACACAATAAATCCTTCTATATATGTTGTTTGTGCTCTACCCAGTAATATGAAAGTTGTCTTTCTATTCTACTACTTttctcacaaaaaataataattagtttttcatacagagaaaattaaataatgattagTACTTTAACTAGTCCGTAATGTATGATAAACGCTTTATCTTCATTAATGTTCAAAAAATATCCCATGTAGTTTTTCTGATATGATATGTATTTATACTTACGTTTCTGCTTATGGGTTATGAATGGTAACGGGAGGGAAAAAGGGTGCCGTAGAATACTATATATTACTCTGTTTACATGAGTAATGATGCTAATTTTGGACTTTGCTTTTcacgaaaaaaaaagtaaaattttagaCTATTCTCACTTTTTTCTGAGATACGATATATATGTACATATGCTTACGTTTCTGGGTTATGTATGGTAACGACCTAACGGGTGGAAAAGGGTACTCTTGAATACTATACATTACTCTGTTTACATGAGCACTGATGCTAACTTTGGACTTTACGGTATTAAAATTTCTGCGGACagcttttttaaatttctattttattgcGTTAACTTTTTGCCACTGATGGAatggatatttttaaaaatatattcaccaTCTGAAAGTGCGCTCAAATTAGTTATCTTACATAGTTTAGATAGAAGAAAAAGGAGTCGAGATTTACttacactttattttaattttgagctatatatatatatagtttagatagaagaaaaataggaaagaaaattaaacaagataatattataaaaatatttttatactgaaaaatataataaacagtTGATATCTCAATTTGTAAGAGGGGAAACGTGAGAAACAAACTTTTTGTAAAATCTtcacaacaaaaagaaaacttaaTTTTAGTAAAGTCGTGCAGTCCAAATTTTCTAtccttatatttttatgttctcCCAAACAAAAGAGCTACACTTCCGTCTACGGCTTCCATCTTCACTTCATTGTatccaaaaatcaaaacaaatacgATCTTATTAATAAGATGTTGCCAAGTCACAATACTACAAAAACACCAAGTGCAAAAGCGTGTTTACTATTTGATGACAttgaaagttttaatttttatttttatgtaagcTGACATTGAAAGTTacttgtcatatatatatagcaaaaatCACTCAAAACTAATtacagtaatattttttaactgaaTTACCCAAAAAGGGGTCACCTAATTAACCCAAAGTTCTATAAATAGcatgatattaattaaatttaactcTTAAAACTTCCCCCcatatatttttacttaaatttaatgGAGCCAAATCCCCATTATAATTGATGATAATTTTTGTCTGgttaaattgaatatttaatttattcttctgTGGATTTTGGTGCGTTGTTAGTTCTCTTTCCTGGAAATTGGCTTCCTGAAATCAACATCAATGTATCTTAATCCTCCAAGGAATGCATGTGAATATAGAGACCCACGCGTAGCATTAACCAAGTCCATAACAAAATGTGAAGAAGGAAGAGATCAGTTCTTTTGCAAATGACCTAATCAATAGAAAGAGTAAATAGTCAACGTAAGTGGGCTCATCGACAATGAAAGGTCAATACAGGTTAAAACTTACAAAAATTCTAATCCTCCTACGTAATTTTCTGGAACAAGCAAGCCTTGCTGCCTCTATATATATTCCACACTTGCAGTTCCAAGCATCCATTCTCTCCCTCAGCAAAACATTCCAAGTTCCATAGTTGGAACCCTGAAAGCAAAACATTAGGTCATTTTGATCGAGTTGCAAACATGAGAAAGTTGTGTTTTAACCCCCAAACAGAGTCGTTTGCGTTGGCCCGCAGTTCTCCTTCTTCACCACTATCCTTAACCTCAAGCCCAACTCCTCCGAGGCTGAGCTTTTCCGAAGCTGAGGCACTGATACTGAAATGGAACCCTGACACTTCCGCTTACGCCAAAGTCACTTCCCTCTTCTACGAGGACAAAACCGAAGCCAAACACTACATTGACTCCGTTAACCAGCTTCAGAAATCCATGCATTCCTTGCTCTCTCAGAACCCTTCCTCTGAGAAACTCATTCTCGCTCATAACCTAATGCAGATGGCTATGAAGAGGCTCAAGAAAGAGTTCTACCAGATCTTATCCATGAACCGCGCACACCTTGATCCAGAATCCGTCTCCGCCAGATCCTCTCGCACCTCCGCCAACTCCAGCGCCTCCGATTACGACGACGACTTCGCTGCTGAGGACGACGATATCCGCGCCGCCGGCGACTCTATCTCCGAAGTCGAGCAGGTTTCTTCCGGCGCCATGGCAGATCTGAAACTAATCGCTGACTGCATGGTATCTTCCGGTTATGCCAAAGAATGCGTCAGCGTTTACATCTTAATACGGAAATCCATAATCGACGAAGGAATCTACCGCCTCGGCGTGGAGAAACTGAGCTCCTCGCGCGCCAACAAGATGGATTGGAATGTGCTTGATTTGAAGATCAAGAGTTGGTTAGAGGCGATAAGGATTTCCGTTAGAACGCTCTTCAACGGAGAGAGAATCCTCTGCGACCACGTCTTCAGTTACTCAGATTCTGTCAGAGAATCCTGCTTCGCCGAGATTTCGAGAGACGGTGCCTCTCTCCTTTTCGGATTCCCTGAACTCGTTGCCAAAACGAAGAAATCATCGCTGGAGAAGCTGTTCCGAGTGCTCGATATGCATGCTGTGGTTTCCGAACTGTGGCCGGAGATCGAGTCTATCTTCTCCTCCGATTACAACTCCGGCGCTCGTTCTCAAGTCCTGGTTTCGCTTCAACGACTCACCGAGTCCGCGCAAATCTTGCTCGCGGAGTTCGAGTCCACGATCCAGAAAGACTCTTCCAAGTCGGCGGTGAACGGCGGTGGCGTGCACCCGCTCACGATTCAGACGATGAATTACCTTTCAGTCCTCGCCGATTACATCAACGTGCTCTCTGATATATTCCCGCGCGACTGGCTTCCGCCGCCAAAGTCTTCGTCGCTGCCGGAATCTTATTTATACAGTCCGGAGTCTGATTACTCGGCGTCGAAGCCGGCGCTGACGGCGCGTTTTGCGTGGCTAATTCTCGTCCTCCTTTGCAAGCTCGACGGCAAGGCGAAGCATTGCAAGGACGTTTCGCTGTCTTACCTCTTTCTCGCTAACAATCTCTGGTACGTTGTCGCCAGAGTGCGAAGCTCGAACCTGCAGTACGTGCTTGGCGACGATTGGATCCTTAAGCACGAAGCTAAAGCGAAGAGGTTCGTCGCGAACTACGAGAAGGTGGCGTGGGGAGAAGTGGTTTCGTCATTGCCGGAAAATCCAGCCGCGGCGGAGGCGAGGGAGGTGTTCGAGAGCTTCAACCGCAAATTCGAGGAAGGGTATCGGAAACAGAACTCATTCGTCGTAGCTGACCGCGAATTACGAGACGAAATAAAAGGTTCGATCGCGAGAAGCATAGTGCCAAGATATCGCGAGTGGTATAATGTTGTTCTTGCTACGGTGGGAACAGTGAGGGATTTGACGGCGACGGAGTACGTGACCTTTACCCCTGAGGATATTGAAAATTACCTGGTTAACCTCTTCTTTTTTGGAACCTCATCCAGTGCTGTATCGTCCTCGCCTCTCCGGCGTTGGAGCTAAGTGCACAGTTTGAACGGCGAGTTTTCTACGCCGTTATTTTTCTTGGTTGTAGTAATAGTTTTGACATAGCCAACAAAAGCGATAACGTCTTTTTCAGTTTTCTGCGTGGTACACGTAAGCATGACTTCATCGCGTAGTTTCCACCCTTTGTTTCAGACTTTCAGGATGCTACATTTCTAAACTAAAACCTGGATAAATTCGTTATTTACGTACATTTCTTTTGCgtgctttatttttatttatttataccaaAGATGACCGTACAATAATATTTTGTCTAAttcattatattaatattattatatttatacgtgtaagaatattaatatgtttattACTAATTTTTGTCATGTTATTAGTAAGAGTATCTAGTAATTTTTGTCAAATGAGTAATATCTGGGGATAGATTGTCACGAATACTAAagttttttctcttaataatatttttttattcagaatagttaaatttgaaatattactTAAATGGATCGAGTCTaatatattattcatataataattttttgatatatcaaaaatttaagttttggcTTAATTTGAGTCAGGACTCGCTCAATGCTAGGTGAGatgtaaaacaaattttaagaaaattttattttttaaatgaaagagagttatacattaattttttttaaaaaaaaacagtaagtACATGTGATCTCTTTGTTGACAATTTTTtctctataaaaattaataataattttttctttttgttggtaGGTTTAAAACttaaagttttaattattttatttttgagttgACTCGATTTCATCAAAATTGGAGCCGgaatctcaaaaaaaaaataaaaaatcatgacaCCTTGGAAAATTGAATTTTAGTGTTGTTATTGAAAATCTCTTTCCctcattgtttttttctttttcctttgataTACTCAAACTCATTTAACTATCGGTCTAAAACCCGTTTGTTCTGTAACCCTCAGATTTCGATTCTTCTATATACTATAACTCTCATAAAATATCACagtatataattgatttttttttatttaaatacctTTATTCATACAAAACTAGTTTATCAATCTTCCTAATGTTTATGCAACTTGGCATTATActctcttaaaaattatatttcatttttaatttttaaaaaattactttatcaACATTCGTCACAAttcagaaattttaaattaacattttcttctttaaaaaatacgtaaaaatggaaaataaaaaactataattgTAATGTCTTTATCATCTTCGGTGCATTTCATTCAAGCATTAGGTGAGAGGAAAATTCGTTGATAGGAACAAGCGGCCCACTTTTCTACCCTCCATATGAtctgatgttattttttaaaatatttaattgaaatttttataatttattttatcattatctgtttatataattttataatatcaattataaagctttttattgataaaattatatgttttctttataaattgttgaataacattttatagacagtttttaactttcaatgcaaatattgtaatatttttatatttgtaatttt encodes the following:
- the LOC114399169 gene encoding exocyst complex component EXO70H1-like, which produces MRKLCFNPQTESFALARSSPSSPLSLTSSPTPPRLSFSEAEALILKWNPDTSAYAKVTSLFYEDKTEAKHYIDSVNQLQKSMHSLLSQNPSSEKLILAHNLMQMAMKRLKKEFYQILSMNRAHLDPESVSARSSRTSANSSASDYDDDFAAEDDDIRAAGDSISEVEQVSSGAMADLKLIADCMVSSGYAKECVSVYILIRKSIIDEGIYRLGVEKLSSSRANKMDWNVLDLKIKSWLEAIRISVRTLFNGERILCDHVFSYSDSVRESCFAEISRDGASLLFGFPELVAKTKKSSLEKLFRVLDMHAVVSELWPEIESIFSSDYNSGARSQVLVSLQRLTESAQILLAEFESTIQKDSSKSAVNGGGVHPLTIQTMNYLSVLADYINVLSDIFPRDWLPPPKSSSLPESYLYSPESDYSASKPALTARFAWLILVLLCKLDGKAKHCKDVSLSYLFLANNLWYVVARVRSSNLQYVLGDDWILKHEAKAKRFVANYEKVAWGEVVSSLPENPAAAEAREVFESFNRKFEEGYRKQNSFVVADRELRDEIKGSIARSIVPRYREWYNVVLATVGTVRDLTATEYVTFTPEDIENYLVNLFFFGTSSSAVSSSPLRRWS